The Daphnia carinata strain CSIRO-1 chromosome 9, CSIRO_AGI_Dcar_HiC_V3, whole genome shotgun sequence nucleotide sequence gaacagTTTAAAGACAGTAGTCGAGAATACGAATCGGAACAACCTTCGTTGTGCGAGTCGATAACGATGGGTGTTGGGCTATTAACAGGATCGGCCCCTGTTAATATACCACGAACTGGACTTGATCGCCACCCTCCACGCTTGTCCCCCTCACCACCAGCCATAAATCTGTTCTCGGGCATACGTGTTGGCGCTCAGGAAAGACCCTTGGAAGGATCGTCTAATTCTGGGTCTCTATTTTTCAAACGGGTAAGTGATTGCCCCAATGCAAAGTGGTCTTTATCGCGAAACTAATACTTGTTGAAGGTTGGAAGTTATAGTAATGCGGGTGCCCCGTTTCACGACTGGATGAATCACCAAACTAGTCCAAGTAACAATACTTGTAGAGGACTTGCGAGTTCTGGTGCAAATAATTCGCCGTTACTAAGCAATCTAGCTTCCGCGAGTGGCTCGCTTGGGAATCACGAGGTAGCAATAAAACATCCGTGCAATGTTGTTCATACTTATCATGTTAATTAAGTTGCAGAGACTGCGAGAAGAAGCCACAAATTACCAAGCAAAGATGCTTTCGTTAGAGGAAGATTTGTCGCAAGCTAGAAGTGCCTGCGATGCTTGGAGATGTAAAGCAATGGTTGCTGAGCAACAGCGCGATGAGGTAATTAACTGCTTTGCGCCCGAGAATGATGTTGACTGTTGCATTACATTAAGCAAGGTTGGACAGTTATAAAGCTTATTGTGTTTAGGCTGTGGCAACGATAGCTGCTCTTCAAAACGAAATGAGGTTGCTTCGCGACTCGCTATCTGTTCACTCGCACCGAATCAAAGAAGGGGAAGACTTGCGAAATGTTCCGATTTAATTACAGCGACCATCACAGCTGCCAAGTTATTCATTCTACAGCTAACTTTtagttgttttcgtttaaGTTTATGCCCATTTAGGTTAGGTAGTACGTACTTGATAAATTTTCATACACTTTTCGGACGCCTATGATTTTCTAAGTAAAATTCTACGGCGTACAATATTAATGTCATCCGTAGGTTATGTACGGTTTGCTTCGTTGGCTTCTGctgcataattttttcttgtccaATCCATCTACTATTAATGATGCCAATTCTGACGACTGATCTATTTGTTTCCTGTTCCTTTCTCTCAGTGCTTGAATGTCCACTTCAAAGTGGTTTGTTCCCCATTTCCTGTTGATGCTGATATTCAAACAGTGATGATGttgattattcattttttccctctttctctctctcccgttCTGTCATTTCCTTGCGATTCTTCAGGAATAGTTTTGTCTTCCCAATTCTCTAGACCATGTGGTTAGACAGTTAAACTGGCAACGCACCATGGTACCAACAGTTAGCCCGTAGGCCTAAAAATATTAACAAAATGTCCGTTACCCAGAGTTGtcttaaaattgaaaataaagtaCACGGCaaataatacataaaaaaaactacattTTGTATATTGCACGAGCTTTTGTCGTTGTCGCGTCTATTACATTTCACACCAAAAGGCATATTTAAAGGATTGGAACCTTAAAGTTTGTCCGCACGTCTGACCATCCCATTCAATTCTCACACTTATTACAATGTCAACGGTTGTAACCCATAttgattttaatattttcttgaAATTAATGTCGATTGCACCGGAGTAGTATATgattacttaattttttttttcccttgttttgttttctcattttgtgGAATCCGGATCCGTACAATCTTTTGTAGGCTACCTATGCTATGCAGTGAACAGTTCCAAGACATCAAATTTGCAGttaaagcgaaaaaaaaaatttcctgtcatttatgaatttttttaattgaagaaAGCAAAATTGGCACTTTAGGTTGAACTTTTTTGCATTGTCGTAAGTTATTAAATCATTTCAACTCCAATTAAATTAATCAAGATTTTTGAACGCTAAGATTGAAGCAAAGAAGTTTGATTTAAATTAGAAGCCGCATTCTGCTTTCAGTAATAATTTCTTCGAATTAAAACCATAGAAGAAAAGCGTTTCGCCAACTTCGCGTCGAAATTCGCAAAATCATTGCCAATATCGTTCGTGCAATTCAAGTTCCGTCAAACAGAAATTAAGAACAGCAATCAAATTATGGAGCTCATGTGATAATATATTATACGCTGATATTGTATAAGTAAGAAACAGTTGGGAACATAACATAAAGGAGTACTGAATGAAATCGACGAAAAATAACAGTCTCGTAATCCGTGACGGATGCTTCTCGAAtatttattttgctttcagCACCAAAAGGCTTTCCATAATCTTTCAACAATGATACACATGTACAatggcactttttttttataggcaCACCAACGAGTTTAGCAGTTATAGGTAGGTTTCGACACAATTTTCTCTAACAGTTAGCGCGGTTTTTCCTAGCGGTATGTAAATAATGTAGGGGGATGTGGTCCACCCAGGCACACGTAACATGCACATCAAGAACTTAAAAAAATCCCGGATTGGTGTGTTCTATGATACATTTGCGGCAAAACTTTTTAACTGCTCGATATCCTTCAACAGTGATCAGACAATCTTGAATATTGAGCTGCCTTAGACCACGACAGTAGTACGCAATGGACCGTACACCTTCATCGGTAACAAGTTCACAACTCTTGACGCTGAGTTTCTTGAGATTTGGGCAATGTTCGGCTAACATCCGAAGTCCTCGATCGGTAATGTCGCACTTTCCAAGATCCAGGGCTCTAAGTCGTGAACAGGTACGCGCTAGGACTTCTAACGAGTCGTCGCTAACAGCTTCGCAGCCACGAAGGTTAAGATAGCGTAATTTGTAACAATGGCGTCCGATTTGTTTGATTCCGGCGTCGGAAATCTGGTCGCACTTTGCCACAGACAAGTATCGTAGGTTGGGGCCCAAGCGGGCCAATTCGTACATTCCAAAATCCGTCACTTGCACACAGTCAGATATGCTGAGTTCTCGTAAGCCGGTGCAGTAACTGGCCAAGTATTTCACTCCCAGATCTATGAGTTTGttcaaaggaagaaaataaggCCTTTTAGTTGTCCTGTTTGCAATTGGACTACAACGTGAATGCCtatgttttttcttaccaGTGATGTGAACACATCGGCGAAGATAAATGCAAGTGAGTTGAGCGCAGCTTCGCACAATCATCTGTATGCCAGTGTCTTCCAAACTCACGCAATCAGTCAAGTCAATATATTGCAATTGCAAATAGAGTTGCGGTCGCGAATTGGAACTCAAATCGCTCTTGTATCGATCGCCATTATTTCCATTGGTTCGAAGAGGTCCAGCATCAATGCAGGTAATCTGGGAACATCCTGTTGATCAAAAACACTGGTCAGCTAGGCGTATTTGAGCAGGCGAAAATCGAATAGATTTTCTTGTCTACATGTAGCGCTATCTAGCGGTAAACGAAGGAAACATGATACTAACCGCTGACATCCAGATGGCTGAGGTGCACGCATTTGGAAACAAGTTCCAGGACACCAACATCGGTCAGTTGAACGCACCCTCGCAATTCAACGTGTCGCAGCTCGGGGCAACGTCGGCTGAGAGTTTGTAAGCCCCGATCCGTCAGACGAGCGCAGCTGTTTATCACGACCCGTTCTACCGCTGGGCAAAACGGTGGTGAGGCTCGACCCAACACTCGGGTAATGCTCTGTAAGGGTGTCAGGCAAAACGCACAGATTAGTGAGGACCATATCTTCAAGTGACACAGCGTTTAACAAACACGTTTACATATACAGACACCTGTTTACCAAAATGATATTATCAACTTATGGTGATAATGCCGTTAGAACATATGTGCCTCATCAGAATCCTaataacatttgaaaataGTTTCAATACGTTATAACTTCGGTattcggtaaaaaaaaaaaaaaaaagactgacGTTTCCATAAACGAAAAGTAATTTCAGGTTGAAATTGGCTGGCACAtccacgtaaaaaaaaacatgctaGAAGCAATAGAAGAATCCATCCAAAGGTTACAAATACAGTATCTACTTTCAGCTTGTTCCCACACACGGCCTAAGGGGACGTTGATGAatatcgaaataaaaaaaaaaacttgtatcGGCACTGCATTCCGGAACATATTTCTCGTCAAAAGAACCAAGTGGTTGGCAAAGATGGAAATCATATACGTTTTTTTTGCCggtataaataaaaagaaaaactaaagcTACATGATGCAAGTTATACTGCAGCTAGTGGAGATATTAACCTTGAGTGCTCGATCGGTATGCAAATTGTCGCCAGACAAGTATACGGACGACCAAAGTTGAGGTTCCCATGCCAAAACGTGCCAACGTCGACAGACGCGACTGCACAGAGCCAGCTGTGTCGACGACAAGAAGGAGAAGACTCGCAACAAGACGTCATCCGTTAGCCGTTCGAAGTAAGAAAACTTGAAGCTTCCACCCAGCTGCTGGTTAAGGGACGGTGTCACCCATCTCTTGCCCTATGAAAACAATAAGACATGGTATGACTGGACTGACGtgaccaaagaaaaagaaaaagaataaaagacaatAGAAAAACCAGCTTACCTTGCACGCAGCTAACAGTGCTTCAGTGGAACCCGTGTCGACAGAAATACTTGGGGACGTCGGTGTAGGTGGCAGCTGCGGTCGTAGGCAGCTGTTGTTAGACTGGACTTGGGTGAAAGGATCGCGCTGCTGCGAAGAACTATTCGAAGACGTGTACGATGTCTTTCTGCAGTACTCGGCTCTGTTACAACACAACGagacattgttttctttttaatgaaaacCTTCTAGTTCACGGTTGCGAAaccgtactttttttttttgcatattgaATTCCATCATGTTTGCCTTGGctcattttcgttttgatttaattttttgatgGTTCAACAAACCCTTGATTATCGTCCACCCTGTGGCACTCACTAACTGCTATCaaattattatgattttttgtGTGAATGTCGCAAAACAGGTCATACGGGGGAAAACCGTTTATgtaccaaaaaaacaaacaaataattaacCCAATTGGGTTTTGGTGCTACGTTAACGGATGTAAGGGGGCAGGTTGGGCGTCGATATGCGACGTGCACGGTATCTCCTTACCTGGGCGAAGGTGTTAGGGTTAGATCGGTCAGATCTGCAGGAGATGACCAAGGGGCAGCAGGTGAACGCGCCACCAACGTGTGGTATCCCAAATCGTGCGCCGGCGACGAGGATCGGTTGTGCAACGAAGTCTGCCCGTGTAACTGAACGTGCAAAGGTGAAAAATTGCTGCCGCTAAAGAGTCGGAGCTCGTGGTTGCGCCCACTTAACGTTGGTGGCGGTGGCGGAGGAGGTGGCAAATGATGCGGAGGTGGGCTTCGGCTTCTTAAACGTTCGTTGTGCAGTTGGTGATTTGTTTCCTCGTCCAACTCTCCGCCAATTGGCTCCGACAgttctatatttaaaaaaaaaaaaacagaaacgagGGGAAGAAGAGTCCATTAATTATTTAGGTTTACACCGATCGTGGAACAACGTTACTGCCGGACGCTGaatggatgggaaaatggcgTTTGTAATTAGCATAGAAAAGCTTTGTTTCAGAAGACGATTGTCAAGATTCAATTACGCTTATCTAGTTGATTAATTCGATCGTTTTCCTTGTCACAAGCGACATTTGAGAAACACGATTGTGGgtttcgaaaacaaaatggctccTGTGAGAAAAGAAACCACTACGTGTGATGCTAACACTAGCATGTTCTTTCTGCAACAGCAATTTGAAACGTTAACATGCGCTTCGTTCGTATCTCTGTGCGTACCACTCGAGGCCATCATTTATTCCAGTGGCGGAGTAGAGTTTTACTTTTACGGCCATTAACGCATTCCTCCAATCATTCCTCattcctctttcttcttcttcttcttcttccccagAGCTGCTTATGTAGCTGATCTCCATATGAATTCATTCCTGCATCCGTAATGTAGTGATCTGTGAATCTCATTAGAAATGTAAGCAACGGGAATGCCGTCATTCGTTCCTTGCCTCATCCAACTTGAACGCCCCTCCTAGCCCAACCTCTTATCATAAGTTCAATGTTTTTCCTTACGCATTTGTGTttcttacgttttttttttttgcagcagcagcaggaaaaaaaaatgccagaaCCAATCCTAACATGCAGATCACAAggtttgaactttttttttatttatttatttaatgttttttttgtttctgattttgttttcttgcctcCTTGGAAACAACTACATGTTGGGAGACGCCATATTCGAATGATACAAGGCCTGTCTCTTCTCAGCATGAGGGACACTGTGATAAACGAGCATTGGATTTTAACATTTTGTGgtacgggggggggggagttggAGGAGGAATTGAAGTTGCTGACAAAGATAGCAATCAGATTTTTCTGAATCAAAAGTAAGAAAAGGAAGacgaaatcgaaaaaagaaaaagacgaaggGGTCATGAATGATCGGGGGACCTGGTCAGATTGCAGTTGTAATAATCACCATGTAAATGACCAGTTTCTCAAGTTCTCTGACGAACACCGTAGTGCCCTGCTGTGCATCCGAAGATTAGAACCACGCCACTATATTCAAATAAAGAAAGCGGAAGATTGGAAGATAAATGATGAATAGACGAAACAGAAAGAAGGAGGAGAACTCACAAATCCAAAAGATTCCCCGGCGGCTCTTTCTTGAAAATTACAGATGCACGGTGTGCAACACTATTAGTTTGACGAAACGCAGCCTAATACGGGATGTGCTTCAACAACACTAACGTATACAagcagcacaaaaaaaaatatatggtgtatatattataatttttttttttttttacacgccTAGGAGTGAAGAAGGAGGAGGGAAACGATGATCAAGAAAAGCGGAAGAATGTCGGTGCTTGACGAGCGCAGGCTCAAAAATTCCACCGCAAATTGAACACAGTGGAAATGTTAGTCAACCCTTTTTCGCACAGCCTTTCAACAGCAATAGTCACGttgccccttttttgttgACTAAAAGGCAAAGCAAAACTGTACACTTCatcgcaaaacaaatggatcgTGACGCAGAGCTGACGCTACGTACCGTTGGTGATGACGGAAGCCATGCGACAATGAGAAACAAACTGTT carries:
- the LOC130689135 gene encoding F-box/LRR-repeat protein 7-like isoform X2 is translated as MGAGQGRFPDPSRLSGTALLLRDASDASLSTACSLDLSISAAASSVGLPELSEPIGGELDEETNHQLHNERLRSRSPPPHHLPPPPPPPPTLSGRNHELRLFSGSNFSPLHVQLHGQTSLHNRSSSPAHDLGYHTLVARSPAAPWSSPADLTDLTLTPSPRAEYCRKTSYTSSNSSSQQRDPFTQVQSNNSCLRPQLPPTPTSPSISVDTGSTEALLAACKGKRWVTPSLNQQLGGSFKFSYFERLTDDVLLRVFSFLSSTQLALCSRVCRRWHVLAWEPQLWSSVYLSGDNLHTDRALKSITRVLGRASPPFCPAVERVVINSCARLTDRGLQTLSRRCPELRHVELRGCVQLTDVGVLELVSKCVHLSHLDVSGCSQITCIDAGPLRTNGNNGDRYKSDLSSNSRPQLYLQLQYIDLTDCVSLEDTGIQMIVRSCAQLTCIYLRRCVHITDLGVKYLASYCTGLRELSISDCVQVTDFGMYELARLGPNLRYLSVAKCDQISDAGIKQIGRHCYKLRYLNLRGCEAVSDDSLEVLARTCSRLRALDLGKCDITDRGLRMLAEHCPNLKKLSVKSCELVTDEGVRSIAYYCRGLRQLNIQDCLITVEGYRAVKKFCRKCIIEHTNPGFF
- the LOC130689135 gene encoding F-box/LRR-repeat protein 7-like isoform X1, with amino-acid sequence MGAGQGRFPDPSTGLSGTALLLRDASDASLSTACSLDLSISAAASSVGLPELSEPIGGELDEETNHQLHNERLRSRSPPPHHLPPPPPPPPTLSGRNHELRLFSGSNFSPLHVQLHGQTSLHNRSSSPAHDLGYHTLVARSPAAPWSSPADLTDLTLTPSPRAEYCRKTSYTSSNSSSQQRDPFTQVQSNNSCLRPQLPPTPTSPSISVDTGSTEALLAACKGKRWVTPSLNQQLGGSFKFSYFERLTDDVLLRVFSFLSSTQLALCSRVCRRWHVLAWEPQLWSSVYLSGDNLHTDRALKSITRVLGRASPPFCPAVERVVINSCARLTDRGLQTLSRRCPELRHVELRGCVQLTDVGVLELVSKCVHLSHLDVSGCSQITCIDAGPLRTNGNNGDRYKSDLSSNSRPQLYLQLQYIDLTDCVSLEDTGIQMIVRSCAQLTCIYLRRCVHITDLGVKYLASYCTGLRELSISDCVQVTDFGMYELARLGPNLRYLSVAKCDQISDAGIKQIGRHCYKLRYLNLRGCEAVSDDSLEVLARTCSRLRALDLGKCDITDRGLRMLAEHCPNLKKLSVKSCELVTDEGVRSIAYYCRGLRQLNIQDCLITVEGYRAVKKFCRKCIIEHTNPGFF
- the LOC130689135 gene encoding F-box/LRR-repeat protein 7-like isoform X3; this translates as MQCYQPFFLRHRIKKNSNRLGEQFVSHCRMASVITNELSEPIGGELDEETNHQLHNERLRSRSPPPHHLPPPPPPPPTLSGRNHELRLFSGSNFSPLHVQLHGQTSLHNRSSSPAHDLGYHTLVARSPAAPWSSPADLTDLTLTPSPRAEYCRKTSYTSSNSSSQQRDPFTQVQSNNSCLRPQLPPTPTSPSISVDTGSTEALLAACKGKRWVTPSLNQQLGGSFKFSYFERLTDDVLLRVFSFLSSTQLALCSRVCRRWHVLAWEPQLWSSVYLSGDNLHTDRALKSITRVLGRASPPFCPAVERVVINSCARLTDRGLQTLSRRCPELRHVELRGCVQLTDVGVLELVSKCVHLSHLDVSGCSQITCIDAGPLRTNGNNGDRYKSDLSSNSRPQLYLQLQYIDLTDCVSLEDTGIQMIVRSCAQLTCIYLRRCVHITDLGVKYLASYCTGLRELSISDCVQVTDFGMYELARLGPNLRYLSVAKCDQISDAGIKQIGRHCYKLRYLNLRGCEAVSDDSLEVLARTCSRLRALDLGKCDITDRGLRMLAEHCPNLKKLSVKSCELVTDEGVRSIAYYCRGLRQLNIQDCLITVEGYRAVKKFCRKCIIEHTNPGFF